CCGACCGGTCGTTCTGGCGGCCGTTCGCGCCGTCGCTCATCGACCTCATCGGCCGCGACTACACGCCGGGGACCCGCGACAACGTGTTCGATGTCGGGGGAGTGCGCGCCGGCATCTCGATCTGCTTCGACATCGTCGACGACCAGCTCCTCACCGACATGATGAACGACGACGCCCAGGTCATCCTGGCCCAGACCAACAACGCCGACTTCGGCAAGACCGACGAGAACGAGCAGCAGCTCGCCATCGCCCGGCTGCGCGCGATCGAGTCGGGCAGGGCCCTGGTCAACATCTCGACCGTCGGCAGCAGCCAGATCATCGCTCCCGACGGGAAGACGATCACCATGATCCCGCCGTTCCAGCCCGGCCACATGGTCGCGGACGTGCCGCTCGGCACCACGACGACGCCGTCCACGCTGCTCAGCCGCGGCATCGAGTTCCTCGTCGCGGGCCTCGGGCTCTTCGGCCTGCTGGCGGCCGCGCTGTGCCGGAGGCTGCCGGCGCCTGACACGAGAAAGCCGCTCCCACCGGAACGGTGAGAGCGGCTCAACAGGTGCCGAGTATCAGGCCGAGTACTTGTGCTCGGTCGTCCCGCGGCGTGCGCGCAGGTATTGCAGCCGCTCCTCGAGGAGCTCTTCGAGCTCGGCCCGGGTGCGGCGCTCCAGGAGCATGTCCCAGTGGCTGCGCGGCGTCTTGACGTCCGAGTGGTCGATCTCGACGGGCTTGTCGTCGACCAGCAAGCGGGCCTCGTGGCCGCAGTGCTTGCACTCCCAGCCCTTGGGAGGTTCGGCCTCGGCGGAGAAGACCATTTCGGTCTCCGTGCCGCAGTCGGGGCACAGGTAGGTGTAACGGGAACGCGGAGAGTAGACGACGCCTTCTTCGCTTTGTAAGCTCTGGGCGCCAAGCCTCATTCCGCGCAAGCTGCGATCTGCCATCTGTGTGGTCTCCTCTTCGCGCGAATCGTCACCATTTATAAACCAGCAAGCTGGGGATTCTCTTTCCGCGTGCTCCCTTCTCTCAGTGGGCTCACAGCGTCACTAAAGGGAAGGCGACTCACTTCGAGCGCTGACCAGGGCTTTCAAGAGGTCGCAGCGGTTGGTGACGATTCCGTCGACTCCGAGGTCGAGCAGCCGCGTCATGTCGGCGACGTCGTCGACCGTCCAGACGTGCACCTCGGCTCCCGCGGCCTGGATCGCGCGGACCGTGCGGGCGGTGACCAGGCGCACCGGGCCGCGGCGCTCCGGGATCTGCACGGCGGCGAACCCGCGCAGGGCGCGCCGGGTGAGCGGGCGCGTACCGAGTTTCGAGCCGATCAGCGCCGGCACGAACTCCGAGACGGAGGGCGACACCGCGACGTCCGGGAGGGCGGAGGTGGCGGCCCTCCTGCGCGCCGCCGAGAAGCTCGTGAGGAGGACCCGGTCGGCCGCGCGCGTCTTCACGATCGCGGCCGCAGTCGGAGCCGCGGCGCGCTCGTCCTTGATGTCGATGTTGAAGCGCGCCTCCGGAAAGGCGTCCAGCGCCTCGGCGAGCGAGGAGAAGGACTGGCCGTGGCCGAGCGGGATGCGCCGCAGCTCGGCCAGGGTGAGCTGGTCGACACGCACCTCGCGGCCGGCCACCCGGGACAGGTCGGGGTCGTGGCTGATCACCGCCTCGCCGTCCGCGGACGCGTGCACGTCCGTCTCCAGGTGGGTCGCACCCGCGCTCAGCGCCTTCAGGAAGGCGAGCAGGGTGTTCTCCGGCGCGTCCGACGCCAGGCCGCGGTGCGCGATGATGCGCGGCCGCGGCCCGTCGAGGAACGTCACGCCGGGGGAGCGGGCGGCGGAGTCGGACCCGTGGCGCCGGCGCCAGCCGCCTCCACGGACGGAGCGGCCTGAGCGGCTGCCGGGACCACGCCGAGCCCGGCCGCGGCCGCGCCCTTCGGGCCCAGCGCCTGACCGATGCCCTTCAGCGCCTCCGTGAGCTCGCTCGGGATGATCCAGAGCTTGTTCGCGGAGCCTTCGGCGAGCTTCGGCAGCGTCTGCAGGTACTGGTAGGCCAGCAGCAGGTTGTCCGGGTTGCCCTCGTGGATGGCGCTGAAGACGGTGGTGATCGCCTTCGCCTCGCCCTCTGCGCGCAGCACGGCCGCTTTCGCGTCGCCCTCCGCCTTGAGGATCGAGGCCTGCCGCATGCCCTCCGCGTTGAGGATCTCGGACTGCTTGGTGCCCTCCGCCGTCAGGATCACCGCACGACGGTCGCGCTCGGCGCGCATCTGCTTCTCCATCGAGTCCTGGATGGACAGGGGCGGGTCGATCGCCTTCAGCTCGACGCGGGATACTCGGATGCCCCACTTGCCTGTGGCCTCGTCGAGCACCAGGCGGAGCTGGCCGTTGATGTTGTCGCGGCTGGTCAGGGCGGCCTCGAGGTTCAGGCCGCCGACCACGTTACGCAAGGTGGTCGTGGTGAGCTGCTCGACGGCGCCGAGGTAGTTGGCGATCTCGTACGTCGCCGCACGGGCGTCGGTGACCTGGAAGTACACGACGGTGTCGATCGAGACCACGAGGTTGTCCTCGGTGATCACCGGCTGCGGCGGGAACGAGACGACCTGCTCGCGGAGGTCGATGAGCGGGCGCACCTTGTCGATGAACGGGACGACGACGTTGAGGCCTGGGGTGAGCGTCTTGTGGTACCGGCCCAGCCGCTCCACCACCCCGGCCCGCGCCTGCGGAATGATCCGGATGGCGCGGAACAGCGTGACCAGAACGAAGATCGCGATCACCAGGATGATGATCGAGACCACGATGGTCACGACGAGCTGGGTGACTTGGGTCACGTCAGGCTCCTCTCAGTGAGGTCGCCGGCTCCCGCCGACACCGGTGACGGGGCGACGACGGCCGTCGCGCCCTCGATGCTCAGGACGATGACGTGCTCGCCCGGCACCAGTTCGGCGGGGCCGGACTGGGCGGGCGAGAGCCGCGCGGTCCAGGTCTCCCCGACGGACAGCTTAACGAGTCCCGCGGTGCGCGAGACGGTCGAGACGACGACGCCGTTCATGCCGATCAGCGCATCGACGTTGCTCTTCGTGGGGTCGCCGCCACGCTTGAGCCTGTGCAGCAACGGCGGCCGGATGAAGAACACCAGGACCACCGAGATCGCGGCGGCGATGATGAGCTGCAGCCACCACGGCGCACCGAACAGCCCGGAGATCAGCCCTCCGAAGCTGCCGATCGCGATCATGAGGAAGACGAAGTCGAGCGTCAGCATCTCGATGATCACGAACACGAGGATGAGGACGAGCCAGGCGATCCACGCGAAGGACGTGATGTCCATGAGCGGCCCCCTCTCTACACATCACCATGTGTCTACACATCACTATGTACTTGCTAGAACGCTAGCATTCCCGCGGCCCACTGGACGGAACGCACTTGGTAGTCTCAGAAAGCCGTGTCGTCCAACGCTCTAGGAGTACCCGTGTCCAACGCTTCCGCGTCCGCCAGCCCGCTCGCGCAGGGCAGCCTCACCGGCAAACGCGCCCTCGTCACCGGTTCGTCGCGCGGCATCGGCGCCGACACCGTGCAGTACCTGGCCGACGCCGGCGCCGCGGTCGCGATCAACTACCGCAACAAGGAGGCGCGTGCGGTCAAGCTGGCCGACGCGATCCGCGAGCAGGGCGGCAGCGCGATCACCGTCGGCGCCGACCTGACCGACCCGACGTCGGTCGGCGCGCTGTTCCGGGCGATCGACACCGAGTGGGGCGGCCTCGACATCCTGGTCCTGAACGCCTCCGGCGGCATGGAGTCCGGGATGGCCGAGGACTACGCCATGCAGCTCAACCGCGACGCGCAGGTGAACGTCCTGACGTCGGCGCTGCCGCTGATGGCCGCCGGCTCGCGCGTCGTGTTCGTCACCAGCCACCAGGCGCACTTCATCCGATCGACGCCGACCATGCCCGAGTACGAAGCCGTCGCGCTGAGCAAGCGGGCGGGCGAGGACGCGCTGCGGTCGCTGCTCCCCGAGCTCGACGCGCAGGGCATCGAGTTCGTCGTCGTCTCCGGCGACATGATCGAGGGAACCATCACCGCGACGCTGCTCAACCGGCTGAACCCCGGCGCGATCGACGCCCGCAAGGAGGCAGCAGGCCGCCTCTACAACGTCGGCGAGTTCGCCGCGGAGGTCGCATCCGCGGTGGTCGACCCGGTGCCGGCCGACCA
This genomic stretch from Leifsonia sp. EB41 harbors:
- a CDS encoding glycerophosphodiester phosphodiesterase family protein, with the translated sequence MTFLDGPRPRIIAHRGLASDAPENTLLAFLKALSAGATHLETDVHASADGEAVISHDPDLSRVAGREVRVDQLTLAELRRIPLGHGQSFSSLAEALDAFPEARFNIDIKDERAAAPTAAAIVKTRAADRVLLTSFSAARRRAATSALPDVAVSPSVSEFVPALIGSKLGTRPLTRRALRGFAAVQIPERRGPVRLVTARTVRAIQAAGAEVHVWTVDDVADMTRLLDLGVDGIVTNRCDLLKALVSARSESPSL
- a CDS encoding SPFH domain-containing protein is translated as MTIVVSIIILVIAIFVLVTLFRAIRIIPQARAGVVERLGRYHKTLTPGLNVVVPFIDKVRPLIDLREQVVSFPPQPVITEDNLVVSIDTVVYFQVTDARAATYEIANYLGAVEQLTTTTLRNVVGGLNLEAALTSRDNINGQLRLVLDEATGKWGIRVSRVELKAIDPPLSIQDSMEKQMRAERDRRAVILTAEGTKQSEILNAEGMRQASILKAEGDAKAAVLRAEGEAKAITTVFSAIHEGNPDNLLLAYQYLQTLPKLAEGSANKLWIIPSELTEALKGIGQALGPKGAAAAGLGVVPAAAQAAPSVEAAGAGATGPTPPPAPPA
- a CDS encoding SDR family oxidoreductase, encoding MSNASASASPLAQGSLTGKRALVTGSSRGIGADTVQYLADAGAAVAINYRNKEARAVKLADAIREQGGSAITVGADLTDPTSVGALFRAIDTEWGGLDILVLNASGGMESGMAEDYAMQLNRDAQVNVLTSALPLMAAGSRVVFVTSHQAHFIRSTPTMPEYEAVALSKRAGEDALRSLLPELDAQGIEFVVVSGDMIEGTITATLLNRLNPGAIDARKEAAGRLYNVGEFAAEVASAVVDPVPADHTRLVGDVSSFEPISE
- a CDS encoding NfeD family protein, with the protein product MDITSFAWIAWLVLILVFVIIEMLTLDFVFLMIAIGSFGGLISGLFGAPWWLQLIIAAAISVVLVFFIRPPLLHRLKRGGDPTKSNVDALIGMNGVVVSTVSRTAGLVKLSVGETWTARLSPAQSGPAELVPGEHVIVLSIEGATAVVAPSPVSAGAGDLTERSLT
- a CDS encoding RNA polymerase-binding protein RbpA; this translates as MADRSLRGMRLGAQSLQSEEGVVYSPRSRYTYLCPDCGTETEMVFSAEAEPPKGWECKHCGHEARLLVDDKPVEIDHSDVKTPRSHWDMLLERRTRAELEELLEERLQYLRARRGTTEHKYSA